The sequence below is a genomic window from Paenibacillus silvisoli.
TGGGATTCTTTGCTGATCGCCTCGATCGCTTCGTCGCGGATGTTCACGTCATCCCGTCCCCAACGTTTCAGCATGCCCGCATAGCTGCTGATAACGGTAAGCGGCGTCTTCAGCTCGTGAGACGCGTCGGCAACGAATTGCTTCTGGCGCTCGAACGTGCGGTCCAACCGGTCGATCATCTGGTTAAACGCGCGCGCAAGCTGCAGCAGCTCTGCCGATTGATCGCGCTGGGCGAGCTCAATCTGCCTCAGCTTTCCGCTTCGGTCGATTTCCCTCATCGTCTGCACCATATGCTGGATCGGCGAGGTTAATCGCGACGTGAACCAATAAGTGCCGAAAATCGCGAACAGAATCGCTCCCACGCTTGTAATGGTGAGCGCGATCACGAGTACCTGCAAATAGCTGTCGAGCAGCGTCAGCTTGCGGTAAAGCTCCAGCGTGCCGATCACTTCGCTGCCCATATAGAGCGGCACCTTCATAAACAGCACGCGCCGCCCTTCAAGGAAGAACATGCCGGTATCATGCTGCTTCGTGAAGCTCGGCTTCAGCGCCAGCAGCTCGGCATCGGAGCCTTGCGAGTTGACGATTCTGCCGCTGCGGTCGACGATGCGGATCAATTCGCTGATATTGTAAAAATCCCGCAGCAGCTCGCTGTTCGACAGCTGGCTGGCATCGAGGATTCTGGGGTCCTCGAGCAAAATATTGACTTTGTTCGTAAGCAGCTGATCCTCGCTGCGAATCGTGATTTTTATCACAAATAAATAAACGAAAATGTTGAACAGGATCAATATGAAAATAAGCCAAAAAATCGTAAAAAACGTAAACCGTCGTCGCAGCGTCATGCATCCGGCTCCTTGAGCATGTAGCCGACGCCGCGGACCGTATGAATGAGCTTATGCCGGTAGCCTTTATCGATCTTTTGCCGCAAGTATCGGATATAGACGTCTACCAGATTCGTTTCGCCGATAAAATCGTAGCCCCACACCTCGGACAAAATATCTTCCCGCGACTTCTCCTCGTTGCGATGCTCCGCCAAATAAACGAGAAGCTCGAATTCGCGCGGCGTCAGCTCGATCGCGTGATCCTTGCGGAACACCTTGCGCGTGCGAAGCTCGATCGAAAGATCGGCCGTCTTGAGCACGTCCGGGCTCTCCGTCTCCTTCGGCTGAGCCTGGAAAATGCGCAGCAGGTTGCGTACGCGTGCCAGCAGCTCCTCCATCGCGAACGGCTTCGTAATATAATCATTGGCGCCGTGCTCGAATCCGCTGACTTTATCCGGGATCGTGTCGCGCGCCGTCAATAGAATGATCGGAATCTGGTTGCCGGACTGCCGCAATCTGCGAAGCACTTCCACGCCGTTCAGCTCGGGGAGCATCACATCGAGCAGCAGCAAGTCCCACTCGCCGCCCGTGGCCATCTCCAGCCCGCTTCTGCCGTCTGTCGCGCGGCCGACCGTGTACCCTTCGTGTTCTAGCTCGAGCTGAAGGACGCGCGCGATGCCGTCCTCATCTTCGATGACAAGAATGCGTTGGTTCATTCTCGGTGTACACCCACTTTATAATAGACTTCAACGGGACAGCCCGTTCCCCCTATCATAAAGAAGCATGTCAGCCTTTGCAAGCAGCAAAGACGATCATTCGGAATCATGCGACCAAAGGGCCGCCAACTCCCGCAAAAGCGGCTGAAAAGCGCGGCCGAGCATAGGCTGCCAGGCCTTATGCGACGTAGCCCATTCGCCGGACCAGAGCAGATCGGCCCATTGTTCAGGCGGCAGACTGGGAACGGAGCAGATCGGCCTGTTCGCAAGCATAGACAGCCACTCGCTGCGGCGGCGGAACGGAACGTCTTTGTTCGCGATCAAGTAAGTGGGGCGGTTCGCTTTCCTTCGCTCATATTGGATGCGATCGACCGCTGCCAGACGCTGCGTCGTCCATTTTGCCACATAGGGATCGACCACGAGAATCAGCCTGTCGCACTGCGTCAGCTGAAGCTCAAGCTCCGGGGTTGTCCAATGACTCGAAACGTCCGTAATGATGACCGGACAAGCGAGACCATCCAGCATGAAGCGATATTTCAACCATGCTTCCGCCTCATCCGGCTTCGGATCTGGCTCTAGAGCGTACCATTGCAGCCTGCGGGACTTTGATAGGACGCTGCGATATTTGCCCGGCCACGGCTGTGCCGTAAAGGAATGTGAGCTCTGCCTTGGTTGTTGCCGTTCGTACAGAAGCGCATGCCACTCCGGTTCGAGCTCGGGATATTCAATCGCCGCGCATGACAAGCCCTTCTGATCCAGCAAATGTGCCAGCGTAATGGTGACGAATGTTGCGCCAGCCCCTGGCGAAAAGGATGCGACCATAATCGATCGTTTACGTTTAAGGTTTCGATCGCTCGTTATGCCCGGCTTGGCAAGGCTACCGCCTATTAACCGATCAGATGGTTCTTTCAGACACGTTTCGAGCGCCCGTTTCGCCTCTGCCATCGAACCGAACCTGCAAGCAGGACGCTCATCCAGCATACGATTCAGGACAGCAGTAAGCTCGGATGGAATGGGAGATATCGTCGTTGACGGTGCTCGCACGCCTAATTGAGCATCATATTTTCGCCCCCCGGTCAACAGATAGTAGAGGAGTGCGCCCAGCCCGTACACATCCGTCCGCGCATCGCTCTGGTTGTCGCCTTCCTGCTCCGGAGCGGAAAATCCCGGCGTTCCCAGCATGACGGTATCCTGTCGTTTGCCCGCCTTAAACTCCCTCGCGATGCCGAAATCGATTAACCGCACGAAGCCGGTACTGTCGATCATCACGTTCGTCGGCTTTAAGTCGCGGTGGATGATCGGCGGCTGCTGAACATGCAAATAGCGCAGCGCTTCGCAGAGCTGGACGCCAATAGCGATGATCGCTTCTGCGGATTCTAAAACTCCGTTGCTTGCAGCCGAATAAGCTTGCAGCGTCATGCCGTCAATAAAATCCATCACCATGATTTCGCAACCGAAGCCGCAGTCGACGTCCCCTTCCATGCTTGAGAAATAATCGATAATAAGCGGCAAATGCGGATGATTCAGTCTCATGAGGATGGCCGCTTCCTCTGCGCTTCTGTCTTGCTCCCTACCCACAGCAGAAGACGTGACTTTCAGCGCGCGCAGCTTGCCATGAAGCTTCATGTCTTCTGCCGCGTACACCTCGCCCATCCCGCCTTGGCCGATTTGCCTCACCACGCGATAGCGTCCTCCAATAATCGTGCCTGACTCAAGCTTCATTACGAAGTTCCCTCCCGATTTCAATAAAAAAAGCACCCCGAATGCCCAAACCATGCTTGCGCAAGGTCTGTTCAATCGGGATGCTTTCCCGTTTTATTTCTTTACTAAGTATAACGTCATTTCGTCGCGATTGTGAAACAGCTGCTTCGCCTTCTTCAGTACGAACGCGGTCTCGAGCTTCGAGATGACATCGCGGATCGTCTGGAGTGGCTTCTTATGCATCAGCTTCACCGTAATGATCGCCGTCGCGCCTTCTTGGAGCGCATCGGTCTTCTCCAGTACGAGCTTGGCCATCTGCATCGGGCTCCAGCTCATGTCGCAGACTAGCAAGTCGAACGTGCCCGGCGGAAATTGAACATCCGACGCGTTCTTCTTAAGCTTCGTCAGACGCGGGTACGCCGACAGCGAAGGATGCAGCTCGGCAGGGTCGATCGCCGTTACGCGCAGTCCCCGCTCCAAGAGCAGATGCGTCCAGCCGCCAGGCGCCGCGCCGATATCGATCGCTTCCCGGAACGTTTCGAAATACAGCTTAAACGCCCGCTCCGCCTCCAGCAGCTTGAACTTCGCCCGCGAAATTTGTCCTTCCTCCCGCTGGAAGCGGACCGCGCCGCCCGGCCAATCCGACAGCATCTCGGCAGGCGTTCCCCAGCCGACGTACAGCTCTTCCGCTGCGGCGAAGATGGTGAAGATCTGATCCGGCGACTGCATGACCGTTTCGCCGCCCAGCTCCATAATGACGGCATCCAGCACCGCCTTCGTATCCGCGGCGGTATACACGAACGGCGTCCCTTCGACTCTCCGTATATGAATGGCAGTTGTCCCTTCCGCGCATCGTATTCTCGCGCTTCGGATTAAATCCGACAACGCCTGCAAATCATCCGCGCTCCCCTGAATCGGAAGCGCGCGGTCAATCGGCTGAAGATGTCTCAGAAAGATCGGCTCATTCGTCCGAATGACATCCAGCATGTCTTCCCTGCTAAGCGGAACCTCCATCTTGAACGCTTCGCCGGCAATAAGCTGCGTAAATTTAATGCCGTTAACAAGCCTGCGCAGCTCTTCCATCGCAAGCGATGCAAATCCGTGATTAGCTGTTCCAATCCAATGACTCACTGCTGTTTGCCTCCTGATAATGCTCGAATCCATGGCCGGTCATCGGCCCATTCCACGGCCACCGGCCAGTCGTATGCGCGGCTCAGCCATTCGGGGCTGAGCACTTCTTTTTTCGGTCCCGCCGCGACGATGCGTCCGTCTTGCACGAGCGCGACATGCGTGAAGAGCGGGATGATTTCTTCCATATGGTGAGTGACATACACGACGGTAATGTCGCGTTCGCTAAGCCGATTCAAATCGATCAGCAGCTTCTCGCGCTCGTATAGATCAAGGCCAGCGCACGGCTCGTCCATAATGAGCAGCTTCGGGTTCGACATGAGCGCCCGCGCGAGCATCACTTTTTTCCGTTCGCCCTGGGATAAAGTAGCCAGCGTCTGCTCGGCAGTGTACAGCAATCCGACTTCATCCAGCAGACGCAGCGCCTTCTGCTTTACTTCTTCATCGATCGTCTGATAGAAGCGAAGAAACGCGTATTCGCCCGTGGCGACGACCTCCCAAACGGGATCGCGCAGCGTCAGCTTCTCAATGACCGATTGGCTGATATAACCGACCTGCTTGCGTACTTCGCGTACATCGCATTCCCCAAAACGGTTGCCGAGCACGTCTACCGTACCCGATGAAGGGAACATGTAGCCTGTCATCATTTCCAGCAGCGTCGTCTTTCCGCAGCCGTTCCGGCCGAGAATGACCCAATGCTCGCCTTTGTTGATTTGAAGGTTAACGCCATCAAGGATTTGCCTCTCTTCGCGTCGAAACGTGATGTCCTTTAATGTAATCAATTGTTTCCCCTCCCGAATATATGCGCTTGCGCAGCGGTCCGGATTATCTCTAGCCCTCTGAAGGCATCGGACCATTATGAATGCGGATATGTAGCGGCGCATGCCGGGTCAGCAGATGAATCATTTGCATTCTTCCGGCAAGGCTGGATGTATGAAAATAACAAGTACGCGGGTAGCGGCCGCTGTCGACGATGTATTGGACGACGGTTAAGCCGTTCGGCTGTCCCCAGCCCAGCTCGAAGTCGAGCGATAAAATATCGACCTCTTCGTGCTCGAGCAGCAGGATGCATTCCTCTGCGTTCTTCGCCAGCACGAAGCCTTTCGGACATGGCCGGTAATCGTCCAAATAAACGTTGATCATGAGCCGCTCTCCCCTCTAAGCGCGCGAATCAGATCTAGCTGGCGGCGATGCGTATCGTCCGCATCGGAAGGCGTTTCCAAGACGAACGGAACGTCCTTCAGCATCGGATGGCGAAGCAGCCAAGCGATCCCTCGTTCCCCGATATGGCCTTCGCCTATGCGGGCATGACGATCTCTCTTCTCGCCGCTCGGATAGACGGAATCGTTCAAATGAATGGCGGTTAAATGCTCGATCACGCCAAGCTCGATCGCCTTGTCCATCCAAGGGGCATCGGGAGCTCCGTCCCACACGCCGCTCGCGAACAAATGGCAAGTATCGAGGCAAAAGCCGATCTTATGCGGATCGACGGATAAGCTGCGAATTTGCGCCAGCTCTTCCATCGTCGTCCCCATGAAGCCATGCTCGCCGGCTTGATTTTCGATCAGCAGCTTCGCTCGGCCCTGCCACTGCGAAGTGATGGAGCTCAGCGTCAGCACCGCGTTTCGGTACCCCTCCAGCGGATCAGATCCTTTATACACGCCGAAATGGACGACTACGCCGAGCGAGCCGCAAGCCTCCGCAATCGCCAGATCGTTAAGCAGCGACTCCGCCGTACGCGCGCGATGCTCCGGATCCTCCGAGGCAATATTGGTCGGATACGGCGAGTGGGCGATCGATACGATGCCTCTCTCCTCGCAATAGGCCGCACAGCGCATCGCTTCGGCGGCATCGAACGATTTGACGGAAAGGCTGCGCGGATTTTTCGGAAAATATTGATAGGCTCTCGACCCGTAAGCGTCCGCCCTCCGCGCCGCCTCCCGGTATCCGCCCCTAGTGGAAACATGTACGCCGTCCTTCATCGCCGTTTACCTGTCCTTCTGGCAAGATGGGCAGTAAAAGACTTTGCGCGAGTTGAGCACTTCCTGCACGATCGTCTCCCCGCATCTCAAGCACGGCTGCCCGCCTCGGTCATAAACCAGACAGTGGTCGTTGTACCCGCCTGTCACCGTGTCGGCGTTCGTTAACGGCAGCTCCATATAGCCGCCCTGAGCCAATGCGTTCCGAAGCACCTTGTGCATGGAATGATAGAGCCTTTCCCACGTCTCCGGCTCTATGACATTCAGCTTCGTATCGGGACGCACGCCCGCTTCGAAGGCGATTTCGTCGGCATAGCAGTTGCCGATACCGGCAATAACGCGCTGCTCGACCAGCGATGTCTTAAGCGAGCCTCTCCGGCCCTTGAACCGCTCCTTGAATTTCTCGAAGGTCAGCCATTTGTCGAAAGGCTCCGGTCCCAGATCGGCCAACCGCGCGACAGTCTCTTTGACCGTCAGCAAATGAATATAGCCGAGCCTCAGTCCGATAAAGTTCAGCTCCCCTTGCGGGAATCCGATCGTCACCTGAACGGTGCGGTCCGGCTTTCCGTCTTCCTCCGCTCCGTACGATTCATAACGAATCAGGCCGCCCAGCATTAAATGCAGCAGCAGCCGTTTGCCGTTATCGAGGTGGAAGATCAGCATTTTGCCCCGGTGCTCGACGAACCAAACGACTCTTCCGACCAGCTCCTTCTGGAACTCGTCGACAGGCACGTTAATCGATTTCGGTCGGGTCACCTGCACCTTCATAATCGGCTGGCCGGAGATTCGCTCCGCCAGCATGTTGCGGTAATGTTCCATTTCCGGCCATTCCGGCATCCTACAACAACTTCCTTCCTAACGACTTTGCCGGCTGCTTGCCAGCCGCTCTCCAA
It includes:
- a CDS encoding HAMP domain-containing sensor histidine kinase, which produces MTLRRRFTFFTIFWLIFILILFNIFVYLFVIKITIRSEDQLLTNKVNILLEDPRILDASQLSNSELLRDFYNISELIRIVDRSGRIVNSQGSDAELLALKPSFTKQHDTGMFFLEGRRVLFMKVPLYMGSEVIGTLELYRKLTLLDSYLQVLVIALTITSVGAILFAIFGTYWFTSRLTSPIQHMVQTMREIDRSGKLRQIELAQRDQSAELLQLARAFNQMIDRLDRTFERQKQFVADASHELKTPLTVISSYAGMLKRWGRDDVNIRDEAIEAISKESQRLQNLTKSMLQLAQAEQEDWLNLENFNLVQLADETADMLHMTFQRMIRVHTGKQDIRMIGDKDKIRQLMVILLDNAIKYSKDPIDITLSATKGVIRISVSDKGMGIPEEEIPHLFERFYRVDGARSRSTGGAGLGLSIAKRIVELHEGQIDVFSKPEQGTTISIALPQRK
- a CDS encoding Fpg/Nei family DNA glycosylase, producing MPEWPEMEHYRNMLAERISGQPIMKVQVTRPKSINVPVDEFQKELVGRVVWFVEHRGKMLIFHLDNGKRLLLHLMLGGLIRYESYGAEEDGKPDRTVQVTIGFPQGELNFIGLRLGYIHLLTVKETVARLADLGPEPFDKWLTFEKFKERFKGRRGSLKTSLVEQRVIAGIGNCYADEIAFEAGVRPDTKLNVIEPETWERLYHSMHKVLRNALAQGGYMELPLTNADTVTGGYNDHCLVYDRGGQPCLRCGETIVQEVLNSRKVFYCPSCQKDR
- a CDS encoding SAM-dependent methyltransferase, yielding MSHWIGTANHGFASLAMEELRRLVNGIKFTQLIAGEAFKMEVPLSREDMLDVIRTNEPIFLRHLQPIDRALPIQGSADDLQALSDLIRSARIRCAEGTTAIHIRRVEGTPFVYTAADTKAVLDAVIMELGGETVMQSPDQIFTIFAAAEELYVGWGTPAEMLSDWPGGAVRFQREEGQISRAKFKLLEAERAFKLYFETFREAIDIGAAPGGWTHLLLERGLRVTAIDPAELHPSLSAYPRLTKLKKNASDVQFPPGTFDLLVCDMSWSPMQMAKLVLEKTDALQEGATAIITVKLMHKKPLQTIRDVISKLETAFVLKKAKQLFHNRDEMTLYLVKK
- a CDS encoding response regulator transcription factor, whose product is MNQRILVIEDEDGIARVLQLELEHEGYTVGRATDGRSGLEMATGGEWDLLLLDVMLPELNGVEVLRRLRQSGNQIPIILLTARDTIPDKVSGFEHGANDYITKPFAMEELLARVRNLLRIFQAQPKETESPDVLKTADLSIELRTRKVFRKDHAIELTPREFELLVYLAEHRNEEKSREDILSEVWGYDFIGETNLVDVYIRYLRQKIDKGYRHKLIHTVRGVGYMLKEPDA
- a CDS encoding ABC transporter ATP-binding protein, with product MITLKDITFRREERQILDGVNLQINKGEHWVILGRNGCGKTTLLEMMTGYMFPSSGTVDVLGNRFGECDVREVRKQVGYISQSVIEKLTLRDPVWEVVATGEYAFLRFYQTIDEEVKQKALRLLDEVGLLYTAEQTLATLSQGERKKVMLARALMSNPKLLIMDEPCAGLDLYEREKLLIDLNRLSERDITVVYVTHHMEEIIPLFTHVALVQDGRIVAAGPKKEVLSPEWLSRAYDWPVAVEWADDRPWIRALSGGKQQ
- a CDS encoding deoxyribonuclease IV, which translates into the protein MKDGVHVSTRGGYREAARRADAYGSRAYQYFPKNPRSLSVKSFDAAEAMRCAAYCEERGIVSIAHSPYPTNIASEDPEHRARTAESLLNDLAIAEACGSLGVVVHFGVYKGSDPLEGYRNAVLTLSSITSQWQGRAKLLIENQAGEHGFMGTTMEELAQIRSLSVDPHKIGFCLDTCHLFASGVWDGAPDAPWMDKAIELGVIEHLTAIHLNDSVYPSGEKRDRHARIGEGHIGERGIAWLLRHPMLKDVPFVLETPSDADDTHRRQLDLIRALRGESGS
- a CDS encoding serine/threonine-protein kinase; this translates as MKLESGTIIGGRYRVVRQIGQGGMGEVYAAEDMKLHGKLRALKVTSSAVGREQDRSAEEAAILMRLNHPHLPLIIDYFSSMEGDVDCGFGCEIMVMDFIDGMTLQAYSAASNGVLESAEAIIAIGVQLCEALRYLHVQQPPIIHRDLKPTNVMIDSTGFVRLIDFGIAREFKAGKRQDTVMLGTPGFSAPEQEGDNQSDARTDVYGLGALLYYLLTGGRKYDAQLGVRAPSTTISPIPSELTAVLNRMLDERPACRFGSMAEAKRALETCLKEPSDRLIGGSLAKPGITSDRNLKRKRSIMVASFSPGAGATFVTITLAHLLDQKGLSCAAIEYPELEPEWHALLYERQQPRQSSHSFTAQPWPGKYRSVLSKSRRLQWYALEPDPKPDEAEAWLKYRFMLDGLACPVIITDVSSHWTTPELELQLTQCDRLILVVDPYVAKWTTQRLAAVDRIQYERRKANRPTYLIANKDVPFRRRSEWLSMLANRPICSVPSLPPEQWADLLWSGEWATSHKAWQPMLGRAFQPLLRELAALWSHDSE
- a CDS encoding cyclic-phosphate processing receiver domain-containing protein, yielding MINVYLDDYRPCPKGFVLAKNAEECILLLEHEEVDILSLDFELGWGQPNGLTVVQYIVDSGRYPRTCYFHTSSLAGRMQMIHLLTRHAPLHIRIHNGPMPSEG